CTGAAGTGAGTGAATTCTGTTAGCTGATAAGCTATAGCGGTTAACTGATTAATGGTATACAACATTTAAGCATTCCTTCTGTTTTCTCGATGCTGCATACCTATGGCATAGCATGATATCATCACTGCTAGGTAGCCATACAACATTTACCTAGGTGTGCTGTTCAACATTTTTGCCATACAGCATTGAGAGTTCATGAAATTGATGATATTTGTGTGTCTTTCTGAGAATTCAAATTATCCCTAATCGTATTGTTGAGTGTCCTTtctgtgtgtgtgtatatattatGTATATGGTAATGGTAGTAATGACATGATGAAATGAATGCAGGCCAAGTATGTGGTTCCATCATGTTAGACAGAGCGGGGATGATGGAGAATTAACTATTGCGGTGAACTATTGTAAGGATCAAACCTCTTTTCTGGTCCATATCCAATGTTAATAAGAAATATTGATacaaattgtattattttatgcAGGGTATGATATGCAATTTGACATTAAGTATGCTTATTTCAACTTTTTACAATCCATTGATTACCGATCTTGTTTGAGTCCAATGATGCTTGAGAACTTGTGTGAGGAGATAGATTCCGGTCCCGATGACAATGACACTAGATGAATTCTCATTTAACAGCTGTTGATATTCGGCAATGTGGAGGCTTCAAGTGAATGCcgaagacaaaaaaaatcaaggcCTTTTTGGCAAATTCACTACAGAAACAATGTGGGGAAACATTTCCCAAAACAAGCAACGACTTGCTTGCTGTTGTCTTGACTTGTGACGAGTGCTAACACAATTTTGTTTTGTCCTTCATTTGTAtcatatgatatatgatatgatatcaATTCACCCCCTTACCATTTTCCTCTTTCTGATGGGGTTGTTGTAATAGTCATGTTGGAGGAAACTGACATCTAATTTTTCTCTGTTGGATTTTTCTAATTGTTTTTCCCGTAAGCTTTTCCAAATTATTCTACATTGTTTGTGCAAAATCGTTGTTTTCTCAATTGATATTAATAAGCAATACCTATTCATTCTTTGCCTTTTCTTTTACTCCCCTATGGTTGTTTCTGTTATATGTATGGCAAAATTTGGTTTGTCTTTTAGGAAATGGATTGCCTACTTTTGTGGCGGGAATGTTATGGtgattttagtattttatgagaTAAATTATAGATAGGACTAAAGTGAGTGATATAGGAGAGAGAGATAAAGACAAAAGTATATTTGGTGTCTTTCCCTCTTTAAAAGTTAGCGATTcagatatattttttcttactaATACTAGTATACTACTTTCCTTCATGGTGGAGTTTTGGAAAATGTTGGATTTACACATTTCATGCTCCTTTGTTAATTTTCATGATTTATGTACAGAGAAATTAAACAGACATAAAATTTAGGTTTAAACATAGGTTTTGTCTTTGATCCTCTAGTTTCTACCTATACATTTTGAGCTAAATTTTGGTGTGATGTTGTAAGTGAGATGTTTAACTGAGATTGAGTTGATGATTGACAatgttttaatgaatttttacttaaaaattaatttttatataattgaaatatacataaatctATATCataaacacaattaaatttgatgtaagACCATGTCTAATGTCTAATTGGATTATTATTGAACAATTAATTCTCATCTTCAACTCAAATgccaaataaatatatacttactgcatcataaaaaatattagatatttaAGTTGAGAAAATGTCCATCTTTTAAAAACGGGTCCACTTAGAAATGAGGATAAAATCCATAAATGAGaataataaagaatgaaaataaattctaaacTCTTCAAAAATATGATAGTAAGTGTTCTTATGTCACTTGGTAACACTACTCCCAATATCATACTTTCACTATCGTATGATCCATTAACCtcaaatttagttttaacttttattcttttaactatttaaaaaataattaaaaaatgacatctATATTTGCATTTTTGTTGAAAGTGCGTAAGAATTGTTGCTGAATTAAAAGGTGTATCTATAGGAGGACAAGGCAGTTTCCAAAAATGGAAAAACGGCGATAACAGAACAAAACAATTTGTGCGAGTGGTCGTAGGTTGTCTATGCAGTTGAATGAGAAATGGAAGCCATTGCTGCTCCACCGCCAACACCCCCAATCCGCAATACAAACATCACTTCTCCTTCTTCCAACCACCAACTCCACCTTCGACTACCCTTCCGCAACCCCAAACTCATAAACTTCCCTCATCACCCTTCTTCACAACCCCTTACAGTTACTCCTCCCAGGAACAAAAACAataccaaaaacaaaaacaacaataagAGAAAAAGTGCCACAACTTCACACATCTTGCCCTTAATGGACGCTCTTCACTTTCCTATACCCATTGATATTTACACCTCTTTGGTCAAAGAATGCACTCTCTCCGGCGACCCAGAAACCGCCACTGAGTTGCATAGCCACATCACAAGGAGTGGAATTGGACCTCCTTTGACCTTGCTCAATCGGATTCTCATCATGTTTGTCTCGTGCGGTTTGTTACAAAGTGCACGCCATGTGTTTGACGAAATGCCTGTCAGGAATTTTCATTCTTGGGCTATCTTGTTTGTTGCTTATTATGAAAATTCTGATTATGAGAATGCCATAGATGTTTTTATGCGCATGTTACGCCAATTGGGTGTGATGGAGTTTCCTTTTTTACCATGGTTTTGGTCTTGTCTTCTCACGGCTTGTGCCTGCACTGTGAATGTCCCTCTAGGAATGCAAGTTCATGGAAGTTTAACTAAGTTGGGTGCTTGCG
This region of Cicer arietinum cultivar CDC Frontier isolate Library 1 chromosome 8, Cicar.CDCFrontier_v2.0, whole genome shotgun sequence genomic DNA includes:
- the LOC101511295 gene encoding pentatricopeptide repeat-containing protein At1g31790 gives rise to the protein MEAIAAPPPTPPIRNTNITSPSSNHQLHLRLPFRNPKLINFPHHPSSQPLTVTPPRNKNNTKNKNNNKRKSATTSHILPLMDALHFPIPIDIYTSLVKECTLSGDPETATELHSHITRSGIGPPLTLLNRILIMFVSCGLLQSARHVFDEMPVRNFHSWAILFVAYYENSDYENAIDVFMRMLRQLGVMEFPFLPWFWSCLLTACACTVNVPLGMQVHGSLTKLGACDHVLISSSLIRFYGRFKCLEDANVVFNRVSRHNTLTWTAKIVSGCRERHFTQVLGDFKEMGRVGIKKDSFTFSSVLKACGRMQNYGSCGEQVHADSIKLGLDSDNYVQCSLIAMYGRSGLLRDAKLVFETTLNERNVDSWNAMLMGYIQNGLYIKAVKFVYQMKAAGVHPHESLLEKLRIACGSSNFSSTN